GCTGACCGATCTGCGACAGCAGCTCGGCGTCTCGTACGTCTTCATCTCCCATGACCTGTCGGTGGTGCGGCACGTCGCCGACCGGGTGTCGGTGATGTATCTCGGGAAGGTCGTCGAACAGGGACCGACCGAGGACGTCTTCGATCGCCCGCTGCATCCGTACACGGCGGCGCTGATGTCCGCCGCGCCCACGCTCGACCGGGCGGAGGGGCGGAGCCGCAGGCGCATCCTGTTGGAGGGCGAGGTGCCCTCGCCGCTGAATCCGCCGTCCGGGTGTCGGTTCCGCACGCGGTGTCCGTATGCGGTGGCGCGCTGTGCGGAGGTGGAGCCCGCGGCGGTCACGGCGGAACCGAAACCGAGCGGCGCGGGGGCGAGCGGCACCGGGTCGAGCGGCCCGGCGGCGGCAGGCACGGCGACGCCGGCCACGGGTTCCACAGCGGCCCCGGCCGCGGCGGGCGCACCTCACGTCGAGCACCTCGGCCTCTGTCACTTTCCCCTGGACGCCTCGGGTGCGCCCATGCACTCGTGAGCGGCTGGGAGCTGGCCCTGCTCGGCGTGGTCGTGCTGGTCGGCGCCTTCCTCCAGGCGTCCATCGGCTTCGGCCTGGGAATGCTGGCCGGGCCGGTGATGGCGCTGGTCGAGCCCGCGCTGGTCCCGGCGGGAGTGATGCTGCTGGCCACCGGGGTCACCGCCGCCACGGTGGTATTAGAGCGCGAGCACCTCGATCTGCGGGGCGCCGGCTGGGCGCTGCTGGGTCGGGTGCCGGGAGTGGTCGCGGGGGCGGCGCTGGTGGCCGTGCTGCCGACGCGGGCGCTGAGCCTGTTCCTGGCCGCCGTCGTGCTGTTCGGCGTCTACTGCACGGTGCGGGGGTTCGCGCCCCGTCCCACCAGGACGGCGGTCGTGGCGGCCGGGGCCGCCTCCGGGTTGATGGGCACCGCGACCTCCATCGGCGGACCCCCGATGGCGCTGGTGTGGCAGAGCAAGGTCGGGCCCGCGCTGCGGGGCACGATGGGGGCGTTCTTCCTGGTCGGCTCGGTGATGAGCCTCCTCGCGCTGACCGTGGCCGGGCAGGTCACCGGTGAGGTCGTCGGTCACACCGCGCTGCTGCTGCCCGCCGCCGCGCTGGGGATGCTGGTGTCCCGCCCGCTGGCCCGGCGACTCGACGTGCGCCGCGTCCGCTACGTCGTGTTGACGGTGTCGGTGGTGGGGGCGGTGATCCTGATCGTCCAGCAGTTCGTCTGATCGCGGGTCGCGTCGTCTGATCGCGCGCCGCCTCGGCGGTGGTCGTGGGCCGCATCGAGCGGCCCGCGACTCGCGCGACCGGGACCCGCCCAGGCTCGGCCGGCGCCGCCTGCCGTCTTCTCCGACCGGGAGGATCCGGCGGCGCCGAGGACCACGGCCGCGTTGGATCCTCGGTATGCGACCCGAGCCGGGACAGGTACTGCACTTCTCCGAGAATCCGTCGATCACGAGGTTCGTTCCTCATGTCGCCGCGACGGCGCGCCAGGCGGAGGCCTACGTCTGGGCGGTGGACGCGGCCTGCGCCCCGGACTACTGGTTTCCCCGCGCGTGTCCTCGTGCGATGGCGTGGAGGCTGCCCACGACCTCGGCCGCGGACCGGGACCGCATCCTCGGTCCGGGCGGCGGCGACCGGGTCCACGTGATCGAGTACCGGCAGGTCGCGGCGTTCCTCAGCGTCGACCTGTACGCCTATCGCTTCGACGCGCAGCCCTTCCGCCCCTTCGGGGAGCCCGCTCCGAGCGCGATGGTCGCGGTCGAGGCCGTGGAGCCGCTGGGCCCGCCGGAGCCGGTCGGGAATCTCCTCGAGCTGCATCGCGCCGCGGGCATCCAGCTTCGGGTGCTCGACGACCTGTGGGGCTTCTGGGACGCGGTCGTGCGAAGCACTCTCGGCTTCAGCGGCATCCGACTGCGCAATGCCGCCCCGCGGCGGGGTGACGCGGACGACTGATCGACCGTGACTCCGCAGGCGCGGCGCGGCTGACCGGCCCCATCGCTGCCCGGTCAGGATGTCCGCCACCGCGCCGAGGGGTTGCGCCGGATTCCCTCGCCTCTTATAGTCAACCTTTCTGTTGAACAACAGATTGGTTGACAATGATGTCCGTCGAGGAGGAGCGGCTGAACCGGGCGTTCACGGCGTTGGGCGATCCCGTGCGCCGGGCGCTGATCGCCCGGCTGTCCCGAGGTGACGCGACGGTGAACGAACTCGCCGAGCCGTTCCCGATCACCAAGCAGGCCGTCTCCCGACACATCCAGGTGTTGGAGGCCGCCGGGCTGATCACCCGAAGCCGCGAGGGTCAACGCCGCCCGTGTCACCTCGATCCGGCCGCGTTGGAGGCGCTGACGAGCTGGATCGACACCTACCGCCTGATCGTCGAGCGACGCCACCGTCTGCTCGACGCCGTACTGGACAGCCTTGAGGAGCAGGAATGACGAGCAGTGAGCCCACGACCATCTCCGCCGAGCCCGGCAGCCCGTTCATCGACGTGGTCCGCGAGTTCCGGGCCACACCCGCCCGGGTCTTCCGGGCCACACCCGCCCGGGTCTTCCGCGCCTCGACGGAGTCCGAGCTGGTCGCCCGGTGGCTCGGCCCTCGTGAACTCGATCTGCGGGTCGAGGAGTACGACGCACGCCCGGCGGGCGCCTACCGCTACGTCCACCGCGACACGACGGGACAGGAGTACGCCTTCCGAGGCGTCTTCCACACGGTCACGGCGAACACCAGGATCGTCAAGACCTTCGAGTTCGACGGAGCACCCGGTCAGGTGAGCCTGGAGACCACCGAGCTGGAGGACCTCGGCGGGCGCACCCGACTGCGCACCCGGTCGGTGTTCCCCTCGGTCCAGGCACGCGACGCCGCGATCGAGGCAGGCATGGAGCACGGCGTCCGCGATTCGATGGATCGGCTCGCCGAGGCCCTGTCGGGCGCGAACACCCCGGGGCAGGCCTCGCCGACCGCCGAGGGTCGGGTCGTCGTGGACATCACCATGTCCCTGGACGGCTACGTCGCCGCGCCCGGGGCGGACCTGGAGCACGGCGCGGGCATCGGGGGCGAGGTCCTGCACGACTGGGTGTTGCGCAAGCAGACCGCGGCGACCGCCGAACTGATCGCGGACATCGTCGCCCGCACCGGCGCGGTGATCATGGGGCGACGCACCTTCGACTTCGTCAACGGTCCCCATGGTTGGCGGGACGACCTCGGTTACGGCGGAAAGCGCGACCAGTCGGCAGCGCCGCCGGTGTTCGTGGTGACCCACTCGGTGCCTGCACAGGTGCGATTGGCCGACCGGTTCACCTTCGTCACGGAGGGACTCGAACAGGCGCTGCTCGCGGCGCGGGCCGTCGCAGGCGCCAAGGACGTCGTGATCATGGGCGGGGGCGCCCTGGCGAACGAGTTCCTGCGCGCTGGGCTCGTCGACGTCCTCTCCCTGCACGTCGCCCCGGTGACGTTCGGCTCCGGCACCCCGTTGTTCCCGGCCTCGGGGGGCGCCGCACTACGACTGGAGCTGCTCGAGTCGACGTCGACGCCCGCGGCCCATCACCTGGTCTACCGCGTGCTGCGGTGACCGCGTCCCGCGCGTCCCGGCGGCGGCGACTCGGGGGCATCGTGCTCGGCGCCGACGCGAGCCCGCACCGCCGCCCCGCGACCGCCGCGACGCGTCGGTCACTAGGCTCGGCATTCTGACGGACCGGCGTCGGGACGGTCGGGACGACGTCGGCTCGTCGGAGTGATACGCCTGGCCCCTGCCGTCCTGAGGTCGGTCGAGACCGTGTGCTTTACCGTTCACATAGTCCGTCCTCAACAGACTGTCGATGTGGCCACCGGGTCCCGGCGCGACATCAGGCCGGCGAGGTCCGCGGCCCGCCGCCGTCGCCGAACCGAGGAAGCCACCAGGTGACCAGCACCGAGATCGACTTCGACAACGCTCACGTCTACGCCGTCCCGATGCGGACCCGCTTCCGCGGCATCACCGTGCGGGAGGGGATGCTCTTCGAAGGCCCTGCCGGGTGGGGCGAGTTCTGCCCGTTCCCGGAATACGACGACCACGAGTCCGCCGCCTGGCTGGCCACCGCGATCGAACAGTGCACCGACGGCTGGCCGGAGCCCGTTCGCGATCGAATACCCGTCAACTGCACGGTGCCCGCCGTCGGTCCCGAACGTGCCAAGGAGATCGTCGCGGCGGCAGGCTGCCAGACGGCGAAGATCAAGATCGCCGATCATCCCGGCTCCTCCCACGAGGATCTGGCTCGGGTACGGGCGGTGCGTGAGGCCCTCGGGCCCGACGGGGCGATCCGGGTGGACGCCAACGCGGTCTGGGACGTCGACACCGCGGTGTCCCAGATCCGGCTGCTCGACGCGGCCGCGGCCGGCCTCGAGTACGTCGAACAGCCCTGCCGGACCATCGAGGAGCTGGCGGCCGTGCGACGCCAGGTGACCGTGCCCATCGCCGCCGACGAGTCGATCCGCCGGGCGGAGGACCCGCTGCGGGTGGCCGTCGCGGGAGCCGCCGACATCGCCGTGCTCAAGTGCACGCCGCTCGGCGGGGTCCGCCGCGCGCTGCGCGTCGCCGAGTCGGCAGGCCTGCCCTGTGTCGTGTCCTCCGCGTTGGAGACCAGCGTCGGGCTCGGCGCGCAGCTCGCCCTGGCAGGAGCGCTGCCCACGCTGGATCTCGCGTGCGGCCTCGGCACGGTGTCCCTGCTCGGCGGGGACGTCGTCGACGAGGCGTCCTCGCTGCGTCCGGTCCACGGCGTCCTGCCCGTGCCGCGCACCCCCGTGGCCCCTGACCCGACGGCACTGGCCGAATACGAGTCGACCGATCCCGAGCGGGTGCGCTGGTGGCGGGATCGCCTTCGCCGCGTCCGCGCCGCCCTGGCCGACCGACAGGCGACGCTGCGGGACTGACGGCGACCCGCCGCCCGCGTGTGGCGGGTCGCGGCTCGCAGGCAGCCGAGCGTGATCCCGATCGACGTCGGGCCCGTCGCGGCCGGGGACCCACGGCGTAGACGAGTCGACGGGGATGACCGGCCGGACGGAGGTTCCCGCCGCTCGTGGTGGTCACGGACGTGGTGGTGGTCGTGGCGGCGGCGGCCGCACGGTGCGTACCGACGGGAGCGCCTTCGACGAGGCTCCCGCATTCCAGGAGCTGCACCGCATGCCGGAGGACGGCGAGGAACCACCGGCCTTCGCGATTCCCCGGAACGACCCCTGCGCCGGCACGAACAGTCCGGCGTGAACCGACCGGCGTCAACGACCCGCGCGGACCACGTTCGTCAACGGCTCCCCGGCCGCCAGCCGCCCGATGTTCGCGGCGATGTCGGCCGCTCGACCACCGAAGGTCTCGGCGGTGTGTCCGGAGTGGTGCGGCGTGAGGACCACGTTGTCCAGGGTGTGAAACGGCCTCGAGTGTCCCCGTGTGCCGACGCCGTCCTTGGGATGCGACCACCACACGTCCAGTGCCGCACCGCCGATCCGCCGCTGCGCCAGTGCCTCGTACAGGGCGTCCTCGTCGACGATCGGACCGCGCGCCACGTTGACCAGCAGCGCGGAGGGCCGCATCACGGCGAGGCGATCGGCGTCGATCAGGCCCGTGGTGGCGGCCGACAGGGGCACGGTGACGACCACGACGTCGGAGGCTTCGAGCAGGGCGTCGAGTTCGTCGTCGCCGTCGACCCGATCGAGCCGCAGATCGGCGGGCAGCGGGGCCCGCGGGTCGCGGCGGACAGCGCGGGCACGCATGCCCAACGCCGTCGTCGCCCGCACCACCTGCCGCCCGATCTCGCCCAGCCCGATCACACCGATGGTGCGGCCCGCGAGGCCGAGCCCCAGCGGTACCGAGGAATCCAGCACGACCGACTCCCATCGACCGGAGCGGAACCGGCGTTCGACCGGCAGCACGCGGCGGGAGAGCATCATCGTCACCATCACCACGTGCTCGGCGATGGAACGGCCGTGATGGAAGGTGTTGCAGACGGTCACGCCGGGCGCGAGCACGTCCAAGGGGATGCGGTCGTAACCCGCACCGGTGACGTGCACCAACCGCAGCCGCTCGGCGTGTTCGGCCATCGCGGGTGTCATCCTGGCGGCCACCAGCACGTCGGCGTCGACGAGTTCCTCGGCGACCTCGGCGTCCGGTCGGCCGGCCATCAGTCGCCAGTCGTGGCCGTCGGTGCCCGCGGCGGTGAGCTCGGCGGTGAAGAACCGAGTCAGCACCGGATCGGTCAGGACGATCTTCATCGCCACAGGGTCCTCTTCTTCTCGGTCGTCTCCGGTGGCAGGCCACCGTCTGGTCGCGCGCCTGCGGCAGGCGCTCCGCTGTGCGGCCCCGCGGTCTTGTCGCCTGAGGTCTTGTCGCCTGCGGTCTTGCGCACCACGGACCTTTCACGGCGGACTGGTGCACGGCGGTTCTGTGCACGGCGGACTGGTGCACGGGGATCTCGTGCGCTGCCGTTCTCCCGCCGCCGTCTCTTCCGTACTGCCGTCTCGTCGCCCTCGTCCGGGCTCGGGCACAGCACAGACCACTCGATCGATATCTTGCCTAAATAGAACACATGTTCGATAGTCGATGTCATGGTCATTCACTCGCTCACCGCGGCCGCGATGGTCACCGCCCCGACGATGCTCACGCTGTCCACCGAGCAGGTCGCATCGGCCGCGCTCGCCGTTGCCGCCATAGTCACCATGGTCGCCATAGTCACCACGGTCGGCGTACTCGCCGGCGCACCTCTCGTCCGGCCGCCCGTGTCCGCCCGGCACACCGGGGAAGCCGACCATGCCTCGGGACACGCTCCGCGCCCGGTCGACCGACGGGGGCCGCGGCACGGCACCGGTCAGCGCCGTCCGGCCGGTGTGAGCCATCGGACGACCGCCCCGCTGATCGCCGAGCCGCTGACGACCGCCCCACAGTCGCCTGAGCCGAACGCGGCCCGATCGAGAAGCCCCGTCCGGACCCGACGGTCCTCGATTCGCGGGATCGGACGCCAAGACGGTCGCACCGTCACCAGCGCGGAGCCGTGGGGTCGAAGTCGGGCTGAGCCCGGCGCATGTAGCCGGTGTCGTCGCGCTCCCGAATCCCGCTGCTCAGGTACTGCTCGTGCAGCCTGGCGAGCGCGTCGCGATCCAGCTCGACGCCGAGGCCGGGCCCCGTGGGCACGGGCACCGCACCCTGCTCGAAGCGCAGCGCGCCGGGCACCACCACGTCCTCGTCGGCGGCCTTCCAAGGCCAGTGCGTATCGCAGGCATAGCTGAGATTGGGCGTGGCCGCCGCCAGATGGGTCATCGCGGCGAGGCTGATGCCCAGGTGCGAGTTCGAGTGCATCGACAGACCCAGTCCGAAGGTGTCACAGATGCCGGCGAGCACGCGCGACCTGCCAAGGCCTCCCCAGAAGTGGTGATCCGAGAGGACCACGCCGACGGCATCCTGTGCCACCGCCGGCTTGACGTGGTCGAAGGCGACGACGCACATGTTCGTCGCCAACGGCATCGAGACCTCCCTGGCCACCTCGGCCATGCCGTCGACACCGGGGGTCGGATCCTCCAGATACTCCAGGACCCCGTCCAACTCCTTGCCGACACGGATGGACGTCCGCACGGTCCAGGCGCCGTTCGGATCGATGCGTAACGGGTGGTCGGGAAAGGCACGACGCAGTGCCCGGATCGCCTCGATCTCCTCGTCGGGCGGGAACACCCCGCCCTTGAGCTTGATGGCGCTGAAGCCGTACTCGTCGATCATTCGACGGGCCTGGGCGACGAGCTGGTCCGGAGCGAGGGCGGCGCCCCAGTGATCTTCCTCGGCACCGGGGTGGCCCGCCCACTTGTAGAACAGGTAGGCGCTGTAGTCGACGCGGTCCCGTACGGCACCCCCGAGCAGATCACTGACCGGACGGCCGATCGCATGCCCCTGAATGTCCAGACAGGCGACCTCGAAAGGAGACAGAACCCGGTCGGCGGTGCTGCTACCGGTCACCATCCCGCTCATGCCGTGGCCCGTCTTGGACGTGTCGGCGGCCAGCGTCACCTGGACGCGACGGGCGATCTCGTTGACGTCCCAGACGTCGACGTCGATGAGCTGTGCGGCCGCCAGCCGAAGTCGGTCCAGGTGTCCCGCGTCGCCGTAGGTCTCACCGAGTCCGACAAGCCCGGAGTCGGTCACGATCTCGATGATGGCTCGCAGCGCGAAGGGTTCGTGTACGCCGACGACGTTGAGCAGCGGCAGATCGCGGAAGGCGACCGGGGTCACCCGGATCTCGCGGATGCGATGCGGCTCGGTGGTCACGCTCTCGGGCACCAGGCTCCTCCGAGGAGTCGACCGACGGCGATCGTCGGCGATCGATGGATACCGGCGCAGTCTAACCAGAAGGTGTCCACATGGGTAGACGTCAGACATAATCGAAGACAACCAGGCTCGGACGGTGCCGAGCGGAAGCCCGCCGCGGATCGCAACACAGCGCGACGGGAGCGCGGGGGAAGCGGCGAGGCCGACACCATGCGAGGCCGGCGCGTGCCGCCGGACCCTTGCCCGCTACCGCAGCAGTCGCCGCCCGGTCCCGACTCGACCCTGTCCGCGAACAGGAAGGAGACGATCAAAAGTTCATACAGCCATCGCGTCGATCTCGACCAGCATCCCGTCACGGGGCAGGGCCGTGAACACCGTCGTCCTCGCGGGCAGCGCTTCCTCGGTGACACGGGCGGAGCCGAACTCGCCGTAAGCCTCGCTCTTCGCGGTGAGCTCGTCTCGGCTGTTCGGACAGCCCGGGGCTGGGGCGCCACCCGCCACCGAGACGCCCCGTCCACCGTCAGGACGGCCTGGATGTCGCCGAGCGCCCTGACGGCCAGTGCCCGACTTCACCGGGCGAGGCGTAGGCGTCGCTGTCCGGATCGACCGGTCTCTGCGCAGGGCTTGGGGGATCGGGCCTTTGCGGGCACGTGGCAAGACGGTGTGGGCGGGTACGGAGCGTGGCCGGTGCGAACGGTGGTCTTGGACTGCGGCATGAACAAGGGTTCCTCTCGACCGGCCCCGGCCCGGCCCCGACGCGGTCACGACACGGCCGGTCACGACACGAGCGGTCTCGACGTGGGCGATCTCGACACGGGCGATCTCGACGTGGGCGATCTCGACGTGGGCGATCCGGCGTCGAGAACGGGTGTCGGCGCGCGGCATCGGGGCCGGTGTCTACCCGGCGGGCGGCCAGGCGTGCGGGACGCTTGGAGATTCGAGGCCGTCGACTAGCCGGCACGGCCGGGGCTCCCGGACGAACGGAGCGGAGCGGCGCGGCGGCCGAGGTGGCCGGCTCGGTCGGACGTGATCACCGATCGGTGCGGCACGTACGTCGCGGTCTGGTCGGTTGTGGCCGCGTGGGCCGAGCGGTCGTGGCCGAGCGGTCGTGCAGCCGTGACCGGATCGCCACCTGATCGCGTGATCGCGTAGTTGCGTGACCGTGTGACCACATGATCGCGTGGGCCGTGCCGTCGTGACCGCGTTGGGCGGGTCCGGCGGGCGTGCGATCGTGGCAGCGCGGACGGTACCCGGTTCGACGGTCAGCGATGGAAGCCGCAGTCGTGGGAGATGGCCGCGGCGGTGGTCAACAGATCGGGCAGCAGTTCCAGGACCTGTTCGTAGCTCAGGAGGATGTCGGGTACGGAGACCGACACGGCCGCCGCGACCTGGCCGCCCGCGTCGTGCACGGGCGCGCCGATGCAGTTGATGAACGACTCGTGCTCCGCCCGGTCGACAGCGTGGCCTTGTTCGGCGACGCGGTCCAGTTCGGCGTGCAACGCAGCGGCGTCGGTGATGGTGCGCTCGGTGAAGCGGACGAAGTCGATCGTGTCGACGACCTGTCGACGCTGGGTCGAGGGCATTCCCGCCAGGATCACCTTGGCCACCGCGGCACAGTTCAAGGGCGCCCGCAGCCCGATACGGGAGTACATCCGCACCGGATGACGCGAGTCGTACTTGTCGACGTAGACCACCTCGCCGCCCTCGAAGGTGGCGAGGTGGACGGTCTGGCCGGTGCGCCGGTTCAGCTCGGCGAGGTGCGGACCGGCGATGCCGCGCACCTGACGCTGTTCCAACGCGAGGCTGGACAGTCCGAAGAGCCGCGATCCCAGGTGATAGCGATGGTGCTCGTCGCGGAAGACGAATCTCTCGTCCTCCATGGTCCGCAGCAGCCGCAGCACCGTGGTCTTGTGCACGTCGAGACGTTCGGCCAGCTCGGTGAGCGTCCGCGCCTGATCGCCGAGTTCGACGAGGATGCGCAATGCCTTGGTCAGGCTCTGGCTCACTTCTTCCGCTCCTCGTGACGTGCTCGTCTGATCCGGCCCTCTCAGCGGAGGAGCCCGTACGCTACCGCCGTCAGGACGGGGTCCGGATGCCGTCCGCGCCGACTCGTACCCGCAGCCATTCCTGATCGGTGCAGGTCAGCAACGTCTCGACCGTCGCGGGGTCCGGGGGCGGCGCGTGGTCGTCTTGTACGGTCAACGCCAGCGCCGCGCAGAGGTGGCCAAGACGCAGGCACCGCTGCGGAGTCATGCCCCGCAGCGTGGCGGCGAGGTAACCCGCGGCGAAACCGTCGCCGGCGCCGACCGGGTCGACGACGTCGACGCGCAGGGCCGCCACCGTGGTGCGCGTGCCGTCTCGGTCCAGTGCCACGGCCTCGTGCGCGTCGTCCTTGACGAGCACCGTTCGGGGTTCGGGCAGGAGGTCTCGTAGGCGTTCGGGATCGGCGGTCCCGAACACGGCCTCGGCCTCGTCGGCGCCGAGTAGGACGATGTCGGCGAGAGCGCAGAGGCGCGCGAGAGTCGAGGGATCGCGGTCGTGCCAGAGAATCGGCCGCCAGTTCAGGTCGAAACTGATCAGTGTGCCCGCCCGAGGCCGCCGCAACAGGGTGAACAGCAGTTCCGCCGCGGAGTCGGAGATTCCGGCGGTGATCCCGGTGACGTGCACCAGGTCCGCCGCGGCGAACAGAGCGTGTCGCCGGTCGCCGTCGAGCAGCTCGGGCGCCATGGCGGAGGCCGCGGAGCCCGTGCGGTAGTAGTGCATTCGTCGGCGGGAGACGTCGCCCGGCCCGGCTGCCCCGGGGCAGCCGCGCTCGCGACGGCCTTCGCCGGCGTCCTCGGTCGCGGGGCGCGGGGTGTCTTCACCGAGGACGCCGTCGGCCGGGTCGACTGTCGCCCTGCCGGTTGTCGCCGTGTCCGTCCCGCGGCGCGGCGAGCCGACGACGTCACCGACCTCGGCACCCGCACCAGCAGCGGCACCGATGCCTGCACCGATTCCCGCCGCACCGTGTCCCTCGACGACGGACCCGTCCCCCGGGCGGTCCGCCTGCCCGCCGCCGTGCTCGACCCCGACGGCCACGGAGCCGGGACCGGTGCGGCCCGTCGACGTGTCCCGCTCCTTGACGTAGAGGCCGGTGGGCCGTAGCGGGTCCAGCTCGACGCCGGAGACGTCCACCCCTCTGGCCGCGATGTCGGTGAGCACGTAACGGCCGAAGCCGTCCGCGCCGAGACGGGAGACCCAACTCGTGGTGACACCCAAACCCGCGAGCGTGCCCGCCACATTGGACTCGGCTCCGCCCGCCGAACGATGGAACACCCGGCTGTGCTCCAGCGGGCCGGCCTCATCGGGGACCAACACGATCATCGACTCGCCCAGGCAGACGGCCCTCGGCTCCGGCGGCGATGTCGACATGCGCAGCTCCTGATCACTTCTGGCGGGTACGGCCCCTGATCGGCGGCGCCGATCTCCCGGGTGTCGCCTCCGCCGAACCGGATCACGTCGACGAGGTCGACCGCGTCGAGCCGTCGACCTCGTCGCGAACGAACACTACTACCCGTCCGCCAGAATACGCAACGATCGTTGCATATTACGCAACGCTGCCGTTGGGGTGCGGAGTCACCGTGTTCCGGCCGAGCCCTCAGCGGTGATTGGTCGGGCCGCCCGCCGATCGGGATCGCTCCGGAGGGCCGCAACCATGTCCTACAGCGGGACCGACCCCGACGTCCCGTCGAGCGCGACGCTCACCGTCGCCCGCCGCGCGGCGGCGC
This genomic stretch from Actinoalloteichus hoggarensis harbors:
- a CDS encoding SRPBCC domain-containing protein; this translates as MTSSEPTTISAEPGSPFIDVVREFRATPARVFRATPARVFRASTESELVARWLGPRELDLRVEEYDARPAGAYRYVHRDTTGQEYAFRGVFHTVTANTRIVKTFEFDGAPGQVSLETTELEDLGGRTRLRTRSVFPSVQARDAAIEAGMEHGVRDSMDRLAEALSGANTPGQASPTAEGRVVVDITMSLDGYVAAPGADLEHGAGIGGEVLHDWVLRKQTAATAELIADIVARTGAVIMGRRTFDFVNGPHGWRDDLGYGGKRDQSAAPPVFVVTHSVPAQVRLADRFTFVTEGLEQALLAARAVAGAKDVVIMGGGALANEFLRAGLVDVLSLHVAPVTFGSGTPLFPASGGAALRLELLESTSTPAAHHLVYRVLR
- a CDS encoding ArsR/SmtB family transcription factor; this translates as MSVEEERLNRAFTALGDPVRRALIARLSRGDATVNELAEPFPITKQAVSRHIQVLEAAGLITRSREGQRRPCHLDPAALEALTSWIDTYRLIVERRHRLLDAVLDSLEEQE
- a CDS encoding 2-hydroxyacid dehydrogenase, producing the protein MKIVLTDPVLTRFFTAELTAAGTDGHDWRLMAGRPDAEVAEELVDADVLVAARMTPAMAEHAERLRLVHVTGAGYDRIPLDVLAPGVTVCNTFHHGRSIAEHVVMVTMMLSRRVLPVERRFRSGRWESVVLDSSVPLGLGLAGRTIGVIGLGEIGRQVVRATTALGMRARAVRRDPRAPLPADLRLDRVDGDDELDALLEASDVVVVTVPLSAATTGLIDADRLAVMRPSALLVNVARGPIVDEDALYEALAQRRIGGAALDVWWSHPKDGVGTRGHSRPFHTLDNVVLTPHHSGHTAETFGGRAADIAANIGRLAAGEPLTNVVRAGR
- a CDS encoding DUF6886 family protein, which produces MRPEPGQVLHFSENPSITRFVPHVAATARQAEAYVWAVDAACAPDYWFPRACPRAMAWRLPTTSAADRDRILGPGGGDRVHVIEYRQVAAFLSVDLYAYRFDAQPFRPFGEPAPSAMVAVEAVEPLGPPEPVGNLLELHRAAGIQLRVLDDLWGFWDAVVRSTLGFSGIRLRNAAPRRGDADD
- a CDS encoding o-succinylbenzoate synthase, with the protein product MTSTEIDFDNAHVYAVPMRTRFRGITVREGMLFEGPAGWGEFCPFPEYDDHESAAWLATAIEQCTDGWPEPVRDRIPVNCTVPAVGPERAKEIVAAAGCQTAKIKIADHPGSSHEDLARVRAVREALGPDGAIRVDANAVWDVDTAVSQIRLLDAAAAGLEYVEQPCRTIEELAAVRRQVTVPIAADESIRRAEDPLRVAVAGAADIAVLKCTPLGGVRRALRVAESAGLPCVVSSALETSVGLGAQLALAGALPTLDLACGLGTVSLLGGDVVDEASSLRPVHGVLPVPRTPVAPDPTALAEYESTDPERVRWWRDRLRRVRAALADRQATLRD
- a CDS encoding RidA family protein, encoding MAGGAPAPGCPNSRDELTAKSEAYGEFGSARVTEEALPARTTVFTALPRDGMLVEIDAMAV
- a CDS encoding glucarate dehydratase family protein, whose product is MPESVTTEPHRIREIRVTPVAFRDLPLLNVVGVHEPFALRAIIEIVTDSGLVGLGETYGDAGHLDRLRLAAAQLIDVDVWDVNEIARRVQVTLAADTSKTGHGMSGMVTGSSTADRVLSPFEVACLDIQGHAIGRPVSDLLGGAVRDRVDYSAYLFYKWAGHPGAEEDHWGAALAPDQLVAQARRMIDEYGFSAIKLKGGVFPPDEEIEAIRALRRAFPDHPLRIDPNGAWTVRTSIRVGKELDGVLEYLEDPTPGVDGMAEVAREVSMPLATNMCVVAFDHVKPAVAQDAVGVVLSDHHFWGGLGRSRVLAGICDTFGLGLSMHSNSHLGISLAAMTHLAAATPNLSYACDTHWPWKAADEDVVVPGALRFEQGAVPVPTGPGLGVELDRDALARLHEQYLSSGIRERDDTGYMRRAQPDFDPTAPRW
- a CDS encoding sugar kinase is translated as MSTSPPEPRAVCLGESMIVLVPDEAGPLEHSRVFHRSAGGAESNVAGTLAGLGVTTSWVSRLGADGFGRYVLTDIAARGVDVSGVELDPLRPTGLYVKERDTSTGRTGPGSVAVGVEHGGGQADRPGDGSVVEGHGAAGIGAGIGAAAGAGAEVGDVVGSPRRGTDTATTGRATVDPADGVLGEDTPRPATEDAGEGRRERGCPGAAGPGDVSRRRMHYYRTGSAASAMAPELLDGDRRHALFAAADLVHVTGITAGISDSAAELLFTLLRRPRAGTLISFDLNWRPILWHDRDPSTLARLCALADIVLLGADEAEAVFGTADPERLRDLLPEPRTVLVKDDAHEAVALDRDGTRTTVAALRVDVVDPVGAGDGFAAGYLAATLRGMTPQRCLRLGHLCAALALTVQDDHAPPPDPATVETLLTCTDQEWLRVRVGADGIRTPS
- a CDS encoding IclR family transcriptional regulator, whose translation is MSQSLTKALRILVELGDQARTLTELAERLDVHKTTVLRLLRTMEDERFVFRDEHHRYHLGSRLFGLSSLALEQRQVRGIAGPHLAELNRRTGQTVHLATFEGGEVVYVDKYDSRHPVRMYSRIGLRAPLNCAAVAKVILAGMPSTQRRQVVDTIDFVRFTERTITDAAALHAELDRVAEQGHAVDRAEHESFINCIGAPVHDAGGQVAAAVSVSVPDILLSYEQVLELLPDLLTTAAAISHDCGFHR
- a CDS encoding sulfite exporter TauE/SafE family protein — translated: MSGWELALLGVVVLVGAFLQASIGFGLGMLAGPVMALVEPALVPAGVMLLATGVTAATVVLEREHLDLRGAGWALLGRVPGVVAGAALVAVLPTRALSLFLAAVVLFGVYCTVRGFAPRPTRTAVVAAGAASGLMGTATSIGGPPMALVWQSKVGPALRGTMGAFFLVGSVMSLLALTVAGQVTGEVVGHTALLLPAAALGMLVSRPLARRLDVRRVRYVVLTVSVVGAVILIVQQFV